One Kineococcus radiotolerans SRS30216 = ATCC BAA-149 DNA window includes the following coding sequences:
- a CDS encoding FGGY-family carbohydrate kinase — translation MLPDRDLLLGVDIGTGSSKGVLTTLDGRVLARASRRHRTDNPRPGRVEHDADAVWWDDFRAISRELTARAADPDDVAVGRVAAVCASGIGPTVLLADEHGRPLRPAILYGVDTRSVVEAAELEERYGAHDLLRRCGSRMSTQAAGGKLEWLRRHEPDVLARARFFFMTNSYLVFRLTGEYVLDRHSASQSTPLYDRHEMAWIEDRCARIAPGVPMPRLVWPSERVGTVTPEASAATGIPVGTPVAAGTCDAWAEAESVDVGRPGDLMVMYGSTTFFVAVTDGPRFHPSLWGTAGVRPGQSTLAAGMASSGSAVEWWRETIGAPDVGELVAEAAAVPPGAHGLVALPYFAGERTPFADAEARGALLGLTLRTTRGEVDRALLEATAFGVRHNLDEMRAAGVDIRRVVAVGGGTGSPLWPQIVTDVTGLRQDLPAERIGASLGDAKFAAVALGAVDVDAVWNRVESTTEPDPAAAEIYAGLYPAYRALHEATAELQHQLSALERRTRV, via the coding sequence GTGCTACCAGATCGTGACCTGCTGCTCGGGGTGGACATCGGCACCGGGAGCAGCAAGGGCGTCCTGACGACGCTGGACGGCCGGGTCCTGGCGCGCGCCTCGCGTCGGCACCGCACCGACAACCCTCGTCCCGGTCGCGTCGAGCACGACGCCGACGCGGTGTGGTGGGACGACTTCCGCGCGATCTCGCGAGAACTCACCGCCCGTGCCGCGGACCCCGACGACGTCGCGGTGGGCCGCGTCGCCGCGGTCTGCGCCAGCGGGATCGGTCCCACGGTCCTGCTCGCCGACGAGCACGGTCGTCCGCTGCGCCCGGCGATCCTGTACGGGGTCGACACCCGCTCCGTGGTCGAGGCCGCCGAACTGGAGGAACGTTACGGAGCGCACGACCTGCTGCGCCGCTGCGGTTCCCGCATGTCGACGCAGGCCGCCGGCGGCAAGCTCGAGTGGCTGCGCCGGCACGAGCCGGACGTCCTCGCCCGGGCGCGCTTCTTCTTCATGACGAACTCCTACCTCGTGTTCCGGCTCACCGGCGAGTACGTGCTGGACCGGCACTCCGCCAGCCAGAGCACCCCGTTGTACGACCGCCACGAGATGGCCTGGATCGAGGACCGCTGCGCCCGCATCGCGCCGGGGGTGCCGATGCCCCGGCTGGTCTGGCCCTCGGAACGGGTCGGGACGGTCACCCCCGAGGCGTCGGCCGCGACCGGCATCCCCGTCGGGACGCCCGTCGCGGCCGGGACGTGCGACGCGTGGGCCGAGGCGGAGAGCGTCGACGTCGGCCGCCCCGGTGACCTGATGGTCATGTACGGGTCGACGACCTTCTTCGTCGCCGTGACCGACGGCCCGCGGTTCCACCCCTCGCTCTGGGGGACGGCCGGGGTACGTCCGGGGCAGAGCACGCTCGCGGCGGGCATGGCGAGCTCGGGCAGCGCCGTGGAGTGGTGGCGCGAGACCATCGGCGCCCCCGACGTGGGTGAACTCGTCGCCGAGGCCGCTGCCGTTCCCCCGGGTGCGCACGGGCTGGTGGCCCTGCCGTACTTCGCGGGGGAGCGGACGCCGTTCGCCGACGCCGAGGCACGGGGAGCGTTGCTGGGCCTCACGTTGCGCACCACCCGCGGCGAGGTCGACCGCGCCCTGCTGGAGGCGACGGCCTTCGGCGTGCGGCACAACCTCGACGAGATGCGGGCCGCGGGGGTCGACATCCGCCGGGTGGTCGCGGTCGGGGGCGGAACCGGGTCGCCGCTGTGGCCGCAGATCGTCACCGACGTCACCGGGTTGCGGCAGGACCTGCCGGCCGAGCGCATCGGGGCCTCGCTGGGGGACGCGAAGTTCGCCGCGGTGGCCCTCGGCGCGGTGGACGTGGACGCGGTCTGGAACCGGGTGGAGTCCACCACGGAACCCGATCCGGCAGCGGCGGAGATCTACGCCGGGTTGTACCCCGCCTACCGGGCGCTGCACGAGGCGACCGCGGAGCTGCAGCACCAGCTGTCCGCGCTGGAGCGCCGCACCCGGGTCTGA
- a CDS encoding TetR/AcrR family transcriptional regulator codes for MPRAGLDAATVTRAAAEVVDDVGYAGLTMGLVADRLGVRAPSLYKHVAGQADLSRRIAVLAVTEIGDALRDALQGKSERQALEAAAHATRQYARNFPGRFAATLYTTATDLEDPLHLAWLRVIESHSAILSGYEIQEEDSRHALQMLRSFLDGFSLIEPAGDLHTEDEIDASFRWLIAFIDRGLRELSDPSRGA; via the coding sequence GTGCCTAGAGCCGGTCTCGACGCCGCCACCGTCACCCGCGCAGCCGCCGAGGTCGTCGACGACGTCGGTTACGCCGGTCTCACGATGGGGCTGGTCGCGGACAGGCTCGGGGTGCGGGCGCCGTCCCTGTACAAGCACGTGGCGGGGCAGGCGGACTTGAGTCGCCGCATCGCGGTGCTGGCGGTCACCGAGATCGGCGACGCTCTGCGCGACGCCCTGCAGGGCAAGTCGGAGCGCCAGGCGCTCGAAGCCGCCGCCCACGCGACACGGCAGTACGCCCGGAACTTCCCCGGCCGCTTCGCGGCGACCCTCTACACCACGGCGACCGATCTCGAGGATCCGCTCCACCTCGCGTGGCTGCGGGTCATCGAATCCCACTCGGCCATCCTGAGCGGGTACGAGATCCAGGAGGAGGACAGCCGGCACGCCCTGCAGATGCTCCGCAGCTTCCTGGACGGGTTCTCCCTGATCGAGCCGGCGGGAGACCTGCACACCGAGGACGAGATCGACGCCAGCTTCCGCTGGCTGATCGCCTTCATCGACCGCGGCCTCCGCGAACTGTCCGACCCGTCGCGCGGGGCGTAG
- a CDS encoding alpha/beta hydrolase family protein, with product MSKPYTDAGEIPVDEPQPVMTYHPVTVDAPGRPVPLQVKVSVPATGTDLPVILLSHGHGASNFLASMKGYAPLVEFWAAHGFAVIQPTHLDANELGLRDTDLPDAPLFWHDRASDMSHVLDHLGDIQDQVPGLAARGLDAGRVAAVGHSLGGMTVASLLGMQVQDPADRRAKNLSDPRIKAGVVIGAPGAGHDLADWARENYPILQHLDFSTMTGTGLVIAGDADLNPFFSERISYRSDAFTLSPGPGKTLLTFFGAEHIYGGVSGYDAGETSDENPERVATLRALVWAYLRSRLFAGDPAWQNAVDALGNAKQPLAEVESK from the coding sequence ATGAGCAAGCCGTACACCGACGCAGGCGAGATCCCCGTCGACGAACCGCAGCCGGTCATGACCTACCACCCGGTCACGGTCGACGCCCCGGGCCGCCCCGTCCCCCTGCAGGTCAAGGTCTCCGTGCCCGCCACCGGCACCGACCTGCCGGTCATCCTCCTCTCCCACGGTCACGGCGCGTCGAACTTCCTGGCCTCCATGAAGGGTTACGCCCCGCTGGTCGAGTTCTGGGCCGCCCACGGTTTCGCCGTCATCCAGCCCACGCACCTCGACGCCAACGAGCTCGGCCTGCGCGACACCGACCTCCCGGACGCGCCGCTCTTCTGGCACGACCGGGCGAGCGACATGAGCCACGTCCTCGACCACCTCGGCGACATCCAGGACCAGGTCCCCGGTCTCGCCGCCCGCGGGCTCGACGCCGGACGGGTCGCCGCCGTCGGCCACTCCCTGGGAGGCATGACCGTGGCCTCCCTGCTGGGCATGCAGGTCCAGGACCCTGCCGACCGACGCGCCAAGAACCTCTCCGACCCCCGCATCAAGGCCGGCGTCGTCATCGGCGCTCCCGGCGCGGGCCACGACCTCGCGGACTGGGCGCGCGAGAACTACCCGATCCTGCAGCACCTGGACTTCAGCACCATGACGGGCACGGGTCTCGTCATCGCCGGCGACGCGGACCTCAACCCGTTCTTCTCCGAGCGGATCAGCTACCGCTCCGACGCGTTCACCCTCAGCCCGGGGCCCGGCAAGACCCTCCTGACCTTCTTCGGAGCGGAGCACATCTACGGGGGCGTCTCCGGCTACGACGCGGGCGAGACGTCGGACGAGAACCCCGAACGGGTCGCCACCCTGCGGGCCCTCGTCTGGGCGTACCTGCGCAGCCGCCTCTTCGCCGGCGACCCCGCCTGGCAGAACGCCGTCGACGCCCTCGGCAACGCCAAGCAGCCCCTGGCCGAGGTCGAGTCGAAGTAG
- a CDS encoding nitroreductase family deazaflavin-dependent oxidoreductase translates to MTRSVLSYQTTARNPVPRYVAPDLLTRRVLNPLVAAATRLGLPLAGSRVLAVRGRSSGQWRTTPVNPLTIDGVRYLVAPRGDTQWVRNLRAAGAGELRWGRRSQAFTAVEVPEADKPPLLREYLRRWAWEVGMFFDGVGADASDARLLAAGPKHPVFRITTTPTAP, encoded by the coding sequence ATGACGAGATCAGTGCTCTCTTACCAGACCACCGCTCGCAACCCCGTCCCGCGCTACGTCGCGCCGGACCTGCTCACCCGACGCGTGCTCAACCCCCTGGTGGCCGCCGCGACACGTCTGGGACTGCCGTTGGCCGGCTCCCGCGTCCTCGCCGTGCGCGGACGCAGCAGCGGGCAGTGGCGCACGACTCCGGTGAACCCCCTCACGATCGACGGGGTGCGCTACCTCGTGGCCCCTCGCGGCGACACGCAGTGGGTGCGCAACCTGCGTGCCGCGGGCGCGGGGGAGCTGCGCTGGGGCCGGCGCTCGCAGGCCTTCACCGCGGTGGAGGTGCCCGAGGCGGACAAGCCGCCGCTGCTGCGGGAGTACCTGCGCCGCTGGGCGTGGGAGGTGGGGATGTTCTTCGACGGGGTCGGTGCCGACGCGAGCGACGCGCGACTCCTGGCCGCCGGGCCCAAGCACCCGGTGTTCCGGATCACGACCACCCCCACTGCGCCCTGA